The Halosimplex litoreum genome has a window encoding:
- a CDS encoding glycosyltransferase family 4 protein — MSGIFTSEGTTSGTDADAPASDAPYRVLGCAVEHPNHVFPVRTPFNHRSFDALHRAGVGLDVVSPTPFAPPVGPYSEYRHVPETERWGSYRVHYPRFLYALPKRYLYQVSGDSAQKRVTRYVEETFETPHDVVQVCGLYLDGYAMLPYCRRHDVPMVAISHAGDLKNFDRFNEGVRERIRETIDYCSAVLTVSDELAGIARQFAPAERVRTLPIGENPDLYPTERRAAVRRELGFDSETEVLLYVGRFEKEKGVRELAAALDALDRDDVAVAAVGHGGALRWWFLDRLGELRHSAHAYWELDPIALRRLFVAADLLVHPSHDEARPTVIYEAMAAKLPVLASNVGGIPEMVVDGETGVLVPPYDPDALRASMAELLDEPERLRAMGEAGHRRLLDQEWTWSAHAEKLSAVHREVMRE; from the coding sequence ATGTCAGGAATATTCACATCAGAGGGAACCACGTCGGGCACCGACGCGGACGCACCCGCGAGCGACGCACCGTACCGGGTTCTGGGGTGTGCGGTCGAACACCCGAATCACGTCTTTCCAGTCCGTACTCCGTTCAACCACCGGTCGTTCGACGCCCTGCACCGCGCCGGGGTCGGGCTCGACGTCGTCTCGCCGACGCCGTTCGCCCCGCCGGTCGGTCCCTACTCGGAGTACCGTCACGTCCCCGAGACGGAGCGATGGGGTAGCTACCGGGTGCACTACCCTCGCTTTCTCTACGCGCTCCCGAAACGGTATCTCTACCAGGTATCGGGCGACTCGGCCCAGAAGCGGGTCACCCGCTACGTCGAGGAGACCTTCGAGACACCACACGACGTGGTGCAGGTCTGTGGGCTCTACCTGGACGGCTACGCGATGTTGCCGTACTGCCGGCGCCACGACGTTCCGATGGTCGCGATCTCTCACGCAGGCGACCTGAAGAACTTCGACCGGTTCAACGAGGGCGTCCGCGAGCGGATCCGGGAGACGATCGACTACTGTTCGGCGGTCCTGACCGTCAGCGACGAACTGGCCGGTATCGCCCGCCAGTTCGCCCCGGCCGAACGTGTCCGGACGCTGCCGATCGGGGAGAACCCCGACCTCTACCCGACGGAGCGCCGGGCGGCAGTACGGCGCGAACTGGGGTTCGACTCCGAGACGGAAGTGCTGCTGTACGTCGGGCGCTTCGAGAAAGAGAAGGGGGTGCGCGAACTCGCGGCGGCGCTCGACGCGCTCGACCGGGACGACGTCGCAGTCGCCGCGGTCGGCCACGGCGGCGCGTTGCGGTGGTGGTTCCTCGACCGACTGGGCGAGCTTCGCCACTCCGCCCACGCCTACTGGGAGCTGGACCCGATCGCGTTGCGGCGGTTGTTCGTCGCCGCCGACTTGCTCGTTCACCCGAGCCACGACGAGGCACGCCCGACGGTCATCTACGAGGCGATGGCCGCGAAGCTCCCGGTGCTGGCTTCCAACGTCGGCGGCATCCCGGAGATGGTCGTCGACGGCGAGACCGGCGTGCTCGTCCCGCCGTACGACCCCGACGCTCTCCGTGCGTCGATGGCGGAGCTACTGGACGAGCCCGAGCGGCTGCGAGCGATGGGCGAGGCCGGCCACCGGCGCCTGCTGGACCAGGAGTGGACCTGGAGCGCCCACGCCGAGAAGCTCTCGGCCGTCCACCGGGAGGTCATGCGTGAGTGA
- a CDS encoding glycosyltransferase family 4 protein, which translates to MTEDGPSGAAASGDPYDVLACCVHHQSHSLPVRSPFNHRSFDAINRTAADLDVVVPTPFAPRVGPHSEYDRVPRTERWGTYVAHYPRFLYMVPKRHFYHLSGDSIQKRVTEYVEETFETPHDVVHTSDIYLDGYGMLRYCKRHGVPLVVNSHAVDLHNFESFNEPVQARIRETIDYASTVAVVSDELAEVARRYAPAEKVETVPIGEDPEKFPTDRRAEIRRELGIDPDTKLLLFVGAYTEQKGLRELVAAVGALDRDDVVLATVGHEGDLRWWLLDRLGELDHPARSQWRLDPVALRRWHVAADALVHPSWTEGRPTVVYEAMAAETPVVGSAVGGIPEMVADGETGVLVPPKDPETLTAVLDELLDDPERLREMGAAGRRRLIDQEWTWARHAERFVEIHREAMDG; encoded by the coding sequence ATGACCGAGGACGGTCCCAGCGGCGCCGCCGCGAGCGGCGACCCCTACGACGTGCTGGCCTGCTGTGTCCACCACCAGAGCCACTCGCTGCCGGTCCGGTCGCCGTTCAACCACCGCTCGTTCGACGCGATCAACCGGACGGCGGCGGACCTGGACGTAGTCGTTCCGACGCCGTTCGCCCCCCGCGTCGGGCCACACTCCGAGTACGACCGCGTCCCGCGGACCGAGCGCTGGGGCACCTACGTCGCCCACTACCCGCGATTCCTCTACATGGTCCCGAAGCGTCACTTCTACCACCTCTCGGGCGACTCCATCCAGAAGCGGGTCACGGAGTACGTCGAGGAGACCTTCGAGACGCCCCACGACGTGGTCCACACCTCCGACATCTACCTCGACGGCTACGGGATGTTGCGATACTGCAAGCGCCACGGCGTGCCGCTGGTGGTCAACAGCCACGCCGTCGACCTGCACAACTTCGAGTCGTTCAACGAACCGGTGCAGGCGCGTATCCGCGAGACGATCGACTACGCCTCGACGGTCGCGGTCGTCAGCGACGAACTCGCCGAGGTGGCGCGGCGGTACGCGCCGGCTGAGAAGGTCGAGACGGTCCCGATCGGCGAGGACCCCGAGAAGTTCCCGACCGACCGCCGCGCCGAGATCCGGCGGGAGCTGGGGATCGACCCGGACACCAAGCTGCTGCTGTTCGTCGGTGCCTACACCGAGCAGAAGGGGCTGCGCGAACTCGTGGCGGCGGTCGGCGCGCTGGATCGCGACGACGTGGTGCTCGCGACCGTCGGTCACGAGGGCGACCTGCGGTGGTGGCTGCTCGACCGCCTCGGAGAACTCGACCACCCGGCGCGCTCGCAGTGGCGCCTCGATCCGGTGGCGCTCCGACGCTGGCACGTCGCCGCCGACGCGCTGGTCCACCCCAGCTGGACCGAAGGTCGCCCGACGGTCGTCTACGAGGCGATGGCCGCCGAGACACCCGTCGTCGGATCCGCCGTCGGCGGCATCCCGGAGATGGTCGCCGACGGCGAGACGGGCGTGCTCGTCCCGCCGAAAGACCCCGAGACGCTGACGGCCGTCCTCGACGAGCTGCTCGACGACCCCGAGCGGCTGCGCGAGATGGGCGCCGCGGGACGTCGACGCCTAATCGACCAGGAGTGGACGTGGGCGCGCCACGCCGAGCGGTTCGTCGAGATCCACCGGGAGGCCATGGATGGGTGA
- a CDS encoding glycosyltransferase family 2 protein: MSEETSEGASPDGTDTTADPRVSVVVPAYRRADVVGRALDSALAQTTTDLEVVVVDDGSDDGTEAVVAAYDDPRVRYLAHEGNRGVSAARNTGVDAATGEYVAFLDSDDEWLPRKLERQLAVLDERGGEWVGVYCDVATADLSLLGRLGAAFSERVVRTGGPVEGGRELAEALVTMRVFMSPGSTLLVEREAVRAAGGFDEGLSIYEDWDLVLRVLAAGRIAHVAEPLAVTHFTGDAPAEAYVENDARYLSRNAALVDDLEARGVPVRHVHRMGLVGHFLAEGRFGDAAAYLDGRVLRRPADLARLAFWSVLGVRARLGGER, from the coding sequence GTGAGTGAAGAGACGTCTGAGGGTGCGTCGCCTGACGGCACGGACACGACGGCGGACCCGCGCGTCAGCGTCGTCGTCCCGGCCTATCGCCGAGCGGACGTGGTCGGCCGCGCGCTCGACAGCGCGCTCGCCCAGACGACGACCGACCTCGAAGTCGTCGTCGTCGACGACGGGAGCGACGACGGGACCGAAGCCGTCGTGGCCGCCTACGACGACCCCCGCGTCCGCTATCTCGCCCACGAGGGAAACCGGGGCGTGAGCGCGGCTCGCAACACCGGCGTCGACGCGGCGACCGGCGAGTACGTCGCGTTCCTCGACTCCGACGACGAGTGGCTCCCACGGAAGCTCGAACGACAACTCGCCGTCCTCGACGAGCGCGGCGGTGAGTGGGTCGGTGTCTACTGCGACGTGGCCACGGCGGATCTGTCGCTGCTCGGTCGGCTCGGGGCCGCCTTCTCCGAACGGGTGGTCCGAACCGGCGGCCCGGTGGAGGGCGGCCGCGAGCTCGCAGAAGCGCTGGTGACGATGCGGGTGTTCATGAGTCCGGGGTCGACGCTGCTGGTCGAGCGCGAGGCCGTCCGCGCCGCTGGCGGCTTCGACGAGGGACTGTCGATCTACGAGGACTGGGACCTGGTGTTGCGGGTCCTCGCGGCGGGCCGGATCGCCCACGTCGCCGAGCCACTCGCGGTGACCCACTTCACCGGTGACGCCCCAGCCGAGGCCTACGTCGAGAACGACGCGCGCTACCTGTCCCGCAACGCGGCCCTCGTCGACGATCTCGAAGCGCGCGGTGTTCCGGTCCGTCACGTCCACCGGATGGGGCTGGTCGGCCACTTCCTCGCGGAAGGCCGGTTCGGCGACGCCGCGGCGTACCTCGACGGGCGGGTTCTCCGTCGGCCGGCCGACCTCGCGCGGCTGGCCTTCTGGTCGGTGCTGGGCGTCCGCGCTCGCCTCGGAGGGGAGCGATGA
- a CDS encoding glycosyltransferase family 2 protein, whose amino-acid sequence MGEADAGPGPTADGPPGDVAADGGYPTVSVVIPYSDRYTPREMLAEAEATVAAQSVPTETVVVDDVETGPADARNAGLDRAETRYVAFLDADDLWEPDKLERQLDRMAETGAGLCVEAEPMALDDFVYEVFVGDLHEVTSAMLVDTDRVSARFEADLRRGEDLLYALEAATEAGVCCCPELFTRRRHDASMMASGMAVDEYRAQAKRFGYLVSERVPAAQPYLSVYYNQLYTDLGLACHDAGEYDRAVTMFARAVRISPHPFSVAYLVRSACYRAVPFAP is encoded by the coding sequence ATGGGTGAGGCCGACGCGGGACCCGGACCCACCGCGGACGGCCCGCCGGGCGACGTCGCCGCCGACGGCGGCTATCCGACCGTCTCGGTCGTGATCCCCTACAGCGATCGCTACACGCCCCGCGAGATGCTGGCCGAGGCCGAGGCGACGGTCGCGGCCCAGTCGGTCCCGACCGAGACCGTCGTCGTCGACGACGTCGAGACCGGTCCGGCCGACGCGCGCAACGCCGGCCTCGACCGCGCCGAGACGCGCTACGTCGCCTTCCTCGACGCCGACGACCTGTGGGAACCCGACAAACTCGAACGGCAGCTCGACCGGATGGCCGAGACCGGCGCGGGCCTGTGCGTCGAGGCCGAACCGATGGCGCTCGACGACTTCGTCTACGAGGTGTTCGTCGGCGACCTCCACGAGGTGACCTCGGCGATGCTCGTCGACACCGACCGCGTGAGCGCCCGCTTCGAGGCGGATCTGCGCCGCGGCGAGGACCTGCTGTACGCGCTGGAGGCCGCGACCGAGGCGGGCGTCTGCTGTTGCCCCGAGCTGTTCACCCGGCGCCGGCACGACGCCAGCATGATGGCATCGGGCATGGCCGTCGACGAGTACCGCGCGCAGGCAAAGCGCTTCGGCTACCTCGTCAGCGAGCGGGTGCCCGCGGCCCAGCCGTACCTCTCGGTCTACTACAACCAGCTGTACACCGACCTCGGGCTCGCCTGCCACGACGCCGGCGAGTACGACCGCGCGGTGACGATGTTCGCCCGCGCCGTCCGGATCTCCCCACACCCGTTCTCGGTCGCGTACCTCGTCCGGAGCGCGTGCTACCGCGCGGTG